In Candidatus Peregrinibacteria bacterium, a single window of DNA contains:
- a CDS encoding HAD-IC family P-type ATPase produces MNQNTNEHKIPIEELLKNVKSSPKGLTSGDVSARLKQYGKNVLKVHTGELLLIKFLKQFTNFFALLLITGSGLAFFAENLDPGKGNIFIGWALSGVVILNAIFTFFEQYQSERIMASFQKMLPREVEALRDGKKTLVRAEELVPGDIIFLEEGQKIPADARLLEHNSMKIDHSSLTGESDPQLRKLECTHENILESRNMLFSGCLVQSGNGIGVVYGTGMNTQIGKIVELTKRTNTILSPLQKELQHFIRIISAIAIGLGVIFFFVSILLGQQFIGSIIFAIGIIVANVPEGLLPTVTLCLTIAARRMARKNALIKNLDSVETLGSTTVICTDKTGTLTENNMSLQNICFGGEHCISVDMFDREKIPDEILKVLVLCNNAHYSAEHKTFVGDPTETALLKFVSEFESIENFTKKYPRIHEYPFDSTQKRMISVNKEREKMVAYMKGAPEVVLKKCMKYYNGKGIVPLTDKYSQKILNSYKLMASKGNRVLALAYKESPEENLKEEKFIFLGMVGMIDPPRKEVFEALKKCASAGIKVIMITGDYSLTAEAIGRKIGLIPAGKNVTIIKGEELQRMSESELVKALQKENILFARTNPIQKLQIVKALQKMGHVVTVTGDGVNDAPALKNADMGVAMGKSGTEVAREASDMVLMDDNFATIVSAIQEGRTIFENIKKFVAYILTSNVPEILPFIAFALFQIPLPLTVILILSIDLGTDLLPALGLGVEKAEHDIMQKKPRSKDERLMSKQLFLMSYGIIGMLQAISGFCVFFFILFRGGWKWGQILDANDSLYLTGVTAYFATVIWCQIANVFTCRTRRESIFSGGIFTNKLIIFGIFAEIVLLSIMVYVPFVRPLFGTHSLSFLEISLGIPFAFVIFFGAELRKKLLRNGNKFVEKHFTW; encoded by the coding sequence ATGAACCAAAATACGAACGAACACAAAATTCCCATCGAAGAACTTTTGAAAAATGTAAAATCCTCTCCGAAAGGACTCACGTCAGGAGATGTGAGTGCAAGACTCAAACAATACGGAAAAAATGTTCTAAAGGTGCATACCGGAGAGCTTCTCCTTATAAAATTCTTGAAACAGTTTACGAATTTTTTTGCACTTTTGCTCATCACTGGCTCTGGACTTGCATTCTTTGCAGAAAATCTCGATCCGGGAAAAGGAAATATCTTCATCGGCTGGGCGCTTTCTGGAGTCGTTATCCTTAATGCTATTTTCACTTTTTTTGAGCAGTATCAATCCGAACGCATCATGGCATCATTTCAAAAAATGTTGCCACGAGAAGTCGAAGCGCTTCGAGATGGGAAAAAAACTCTTGTGCGTGCAGAAGAACTTGTTCCCGGTGATATCATTTTTTTGGAAGAAGGTCAAAAAATCCCGGCAGATGCCAGGCTTCTGGAACATAATTCTATGAAAATCGACCACTCTTCGCTCACCGGAGAAAGTGATCCACAACTTCGAAAACTGGAATGTACTCATGAAAATATTTTAGAATCCCGAAATATGCTCTTTTCGGGATGCCTTGTTCAAAGCGGAAATGGAATTGGTGTTGTCTATGGAACTGGGATGAACACTCAAATTGGAAAAATTGTTGAGCTCACGAAAAGAACAAATACCATATTGAGTCCGCTTCAAAAAGAACTCCAGCACTTTATTCGCATCATTTCAGCAATCGCCATCGGACTTGGGGTAATTTTCTTTTTTGTAAGCATTCTTCTCGGACAACAATTTATTGGAAGTATTATTTTTGCTATCGGAATTATCGTGGCAAACGTTCCAGAAGGACTTCTTCCAACCGTAACGCTTTGTCTCACGATTGCCGCACGAAGAATGGCGAGAAAAAATGCGCTTATTAAAAATCTGGATTCTGTCGAAACTTTAGGATCGACAACGGTAATTTGTACCGATAAAACGGGAACTCTCACAGAAAACAATATGAGTCTCCAAAATATATGTTTTGGAGGAGAACATTGCATCTCTGTTGATATGTTTGACCGAGAAAAAATACCAGACGAAATTCTCAAGGTGCTCGTTCTCTGTAACAACGCTCACTACAGCGCTGAACACAAAACTTTTGTAGGAGACCCGACGGAAACAGCTCTTCTCAAATTTGTATCTGAATTTGAGAGTATCGAAAATTTTACGAAAAAATATCCGCGAATTCATGAATATCCCTTTGATTCAACGCAAAAACGAATGATTAGCGTGAATAAAGAGAGAGAAAAAATGGTGGCGTATATGAAAGGTGCTCCAGAAGTCGTGTTAAAAAAATGCATGAAGTATTACAACGGAAAAGGAATCGTACCGCTTACCGATAAATATTCACAAAAAATATTAAATTCCTACAAACTCATGGCATCAAAAGGAAATCGTGTTCTTGCTCTTGCGTATAAAGAATCTCCAGAAGAAAACCTCAAAGAAGAAAAATTCATTTTTCTCGGAATGGTGGGAATGATCGATCCTCCGCGAAAAGAAGTTTTTGAAGCTCTAAAAAAGTGTGCATCAGCTGGAATAAAAGTCATTATGATTACTGGAGACTACAGCCTCACCGCGGAGGCAATTGGAAGAAAAATAGGACTTATTCCTGCTGGAAAAAATGTCACCATTATCAAGGGAGAGGAATTACAGCGCATGTCTGAGTCAGAACTGGTGAAAGCATTGCAAAAAGAAAATATTTTATTTGCCAGAACAAATCCAATTCAAAAATTACAAATTGTAAAAGCACTTCAAAAAATGGGACATGTCGTCACGGTAACGGGTGATGGCGTAAATGATGCTCCAGCGCTCAAAAATGCAGATATGGGCGTTGCCATGGGAAAAAGTGGAACAGAAGTCGCCAGGGAAGCGAGTGATATGGTGCTCATGGATGATAATTTCGCAACAATTGTTTCTGCTATTCAGGAAGGACGGACTATTTTTGAAAATATCAAAAAATTTGTTGCGTATATTCTTACGAGCAACGTCCCCGAAATTCTCCCCTTTATCGCCTTCGCGCTCTTTCAAATTCCCCTTCCTCTTACGGTAATTCTTATTCTCTCCATTGACCTCGGAACAGATCTTCTTCCAGCCCTCGGACTTGGAGTCGAGAAAGCCGAACACGATATTATGCAGAAAAAACCGAGATCGAAAGATGAGCGCCTTATGAGCAAACAGCTCTTTCTCATGTCATACGGAATTATCGGTATGCTGCAGGCAATAAGTGGATTTTGTGTTTTCTTTTTTATTCTTTTCCGCGGAGGATGGAAATGGGGACAGATCTTAGATGCCAATGATTCACTCTACCTCACTGGCGTGACAGCTTATTTTGCCACCGTCATTTGGTGTCAAATTGCAAATGTATTCACCTGTAGGACAAGAAGAGAATCGATTTTCTCCGGAGGAATATTTACAAATAAACTCATTATTTTTGGAATATTTGCTGAGATCGTTCTCTTAAGCATAATGGTGTACGTACCGTTTGTTCGACCATTATTTGGAACGCATTCACTCTCTTTCTTAGAGATTTCCCTCGGAATTCCTTTCGCTTTCGTTATATTTTTTGGAGCGGAACTTCGAAAAAAATTATTGAGAAATGGGAATAAATTTGTGGAGAAACATTTTACGTGGTAA